A window of the Streptomyces sp. JB150 genome harbors these coding sequences:
- a CDS encoding AraC family transcriptional regulator, which produces MGSSERARHWRYAELPGVDLLRARYVRKTFVRHTHENFVIAAIADGVEVFQHRGADEYAGAGALALVNPDTPHTGRAGVPEGWRYGAVYPSPEVVAQIAAETALIRGTPGFVRPVLDDPYAVGLVHQVLRAADEGNALAADTLLRVAVTRLLRLNGGPLRQRQVRTAGARLAAHARAVLEERMAEPPTLEKLAADLDTSPFALLRAFRAAYGMPPHTWLTDARVRRARRLLDAGSSPAEAAVAVGFTDQPHLNRHFSRIVGVPPGAYQRERKNVQDAPRRPRLPSEGWPKKQLPRTYARTTESRTTEEGRATEEGRALQDGGTP; this is translated from the coding sequence ATGGGTTCGAGCGAGCGGGCACGCCACTGGCGGTACGCCGAGCTGCCCGGCGTCGATCTGCTGCGGGCCCGGTACGTCCGCAAGACGTTCGTCCGGCACACCCACGAGAACTTCGTGATCGCCGCGATCGCCGACGGGGTCGAGGTCTTCCAGCACCGGGGCGCCGACGAGTACGCCGGAGCGGGCGCGCTGGCGCTGGTCAACCCGGACACACCGCACACCGGGCGGGCCGGGGTGCCCGAGGGATGGCGGTACGGGGCCGTCTACCCGTCGCCCGAGGTGGTGGCGCAGATCGCGGCCGAGACGGCCCTCATCCGCGGCACCCCCGGTTTCGTCCGGCCGGTGCTCGACGACCCGTACGCCGTCGGGCTGGTGCATCAGGTGCTGCGCGCCGCCGACGAGGGCAACGCGCTGGCCGCCGACACGCTGCTGCGGGTGGCGGTGACCCGGCTGCTCCGGCTGAACGGCGGACCGCTGCGGCAGCGGCAGGTGCGGACGGCCGGGGCACGGCTCGCGGCCCACGCGCGGGCCGTGCTCGAGGAGCGGATGGCCGAGCCGCCCACCCTGGAGAAGCTGGCGGCGGACCTGGACACCAGCCCCTTCGCGCTGCTGCGGGCCTTCCGGGCCGCCTATGGGATGCCGCCGCACACCTGGCTGACCGACGCGCGGGTACGGCGGGCGCGGCGGCTGCTGGACGCGGGCAGCTCACCCGCCGAGGCCGCCGTCGCCGTCGGCTTCACCGACCAGCCGCACCTCAACCGGCACTTCAGCCGGATCGTGGGGGTGCCTCCCGGGGCCTACCAGCGCGAGCGCAAGAACGTACAAGACGCGCCGCGGCGGCCCCGTCTACCGTCCGAGGGGTGGCCGAAGAAACAGCTTCCGCGGACATACGCGCGGACGACGGAAAGCCGGACGACGGAGGAAGGCCGGGCAACGGAGGAAGGCCGGGCGTTGCAGGACGGCGGGACGCCCTGA
- a CDS encoding AzlC family ABC transporter permease: MRGADAGGRPDAGGKPDAAVVRDALGVGVAVGLSGFAFGVTSAGNGLTLAQTCVLSLLVFTGASQFALVGALAGGGNPVTAAAGALFLGVRNAFYGLRLSQLLSLPRAVRPFAAQWVIDETTAVALAQPTRRAARIGFAVTGLSLYLLWNLTTLLGALGAEAIGDTEAWGLDAAGPAVFLALLAPMLRSATERAVAALAVVLGLGLLPVLPAGVPVLVAALAAPVVLWARGRRGVWKEGR; encoded by the coding sequence CTGAGAGGGGCGGATGCCGGAGGAAGGCCGGATGCCGGAGGGAAGCCGGACGCCGCCGTCGTCCGGGACGCCCTCGGGGTCGGGGTGGCCGTAGGGCTGTCCGGGTTCGCCTTCGGGGTGACCTCGGCGGGCAACGGGCTGACCCTGGCGCAGACCTGTGTGCTCAGCCTGCTGGTGTTCACCGGCGCGTCCCAGTTCGCGCTGGTGGGGGCGCTCGCCGGTGGCGGGAACCCGGTGACCGCCGCGGCCGGTGCCCTCTTCCTGGGGGTGCGCAACGCCTTCTACGGCCTGCGGCTCTCGCAGCTGCTGTCGCTTCCCCGCGCGGTGCGGCCGTTCGCCGCCCAGTGGGTGATCGACGAGACGACGGCCGTCGCGCTGGCGCAGCCGACGCGGCGCGCCGCCCGCATCGGGTTCGCCGTCACGGGGCTCAGCCTCTACCTGCTCTGGAACCTCACCACACTGCTCGGCGCGCTCGGCGCCGAGGCCATCGGCGACACCGAGGCCTGGGGACTCGACGCGGCCGGACCCGCGGTCTTCCTGGCGCTGCTGGCGCCGATGCTGAGGAGCGCCACCGAGCGGGCCGTCGCCGCCCTCGCCGTCGTCCTGGGGCTGGGGCTGCTCCCGGTGCTGCCCGCGGGCGTCCCGGTGCTGGTGGCCGCCCTCGCGGCCCCGGTCGTGCTGTGGGCGCGAGGCCGGCGCGGGGTATGGAAGGAGGGCCGGTGA
- a CDS encoding AzlD domain-containing protein gives MNTWIAIAVTAAGCYAVKLAGLLVPAGALERPLVRRLAALLPVALLAALTAQQTFAAGQTLVLDARAAGVAAAGVALVLRAPFLLVVTVAVAVTAGVRALGG, from the coding sequence GTGAACACCTGGATCGCCATCGCGGTGACCGCCGCGGGCTGCTACGCCGTCAAACTGGCCGGACTGCTCGTCCCGGCGGGCGCGCTGGAGCGGCCGCTCGTCCGGCGGCTGGCCGCCCTGCTGCCCGTCGCCCTCCTCGCCGCCCTCACGGCCCAGCAGACCTTTGCCGCCGGGCAGACGCTGGTGCTGGACGCGAGGGCCGCGGGGGTCGCCGCGGCCGGTGTGGCGCTGGTGCTGCGCGCGCCCTTCCTGCTCGTCGTCACGGTGGCCGTGGCGGTGACGGCGGGGGTGCGGGCCCTGGGCGGATGA
- a CDS encoding DUF3046 domain-containing protein, giving the protein MRLTVFWERMAEHFGTGYAETFARDHVMSELGGRTVHEALAAGWEARDVWRVVCDVMNVPREKR; this is encoded by the coding sequence ATGCGGTTGACGGTCTTCTGGGAGCGGATGGCGGAGCACTTCGGGACGGGGTACGCCGAAACCTTCGCGCGCGATCACGTGATGTCGGAGCTCGGCGGGCGCACCGTGCACGAGGCGCTGGCCGCCGGCTGGGAGGCCAGGGACGTGTGGCGCGTGGTGTGCGACGTCATGAACGTGCCCCGGGAGAAGCGCTGA
- a CDS encoding AI-2E family transporter translates to MAPTDETGQAAPHAPSNGTTPPARPPADGAAAPGARMPRWLPRAMVLALALVAVFQLGSWAFHQLTGLLINILIAFFLALAVEPAVSWMAARGVRRGLGTFLVILAVLIVAAGFVTLLGSMLAGQIITMVESFPDYLDSVINWVNAHFHTDLRRVDIQEGLLRSDWLRNYVQNSATGVLDVSAQVLGGLFQLLTIALFSFYFAADGPRLRRAICSVLPPARQAEVLRAWEIAVDKTGGYIYSRGLMALISGVAHYVLLEVLGVPYAPVLAVWVGLVSQFIPTIGTYLAGALPMLIAFTVDPWYALWVLVFVVIYQQFENYVLQPKLTSKTVDIHPAVAFGSVVAGTALLGAVGALIAIPAVATLQAFLGAYVKRYAVTDDPRVHGHRGRGAGPGPVVRLRRLWGRARARRQTRP, encoded by the coding sequence GTGGCACCGACAGATGAGACCGGGCAGGCAGCCCCGCACGCACCCTCGAACGGCACGACGCCGCCCGCCCGGCCCCCGGCCGACGGCGCCGCCGCGCCCGGCGCGCGCATGCCGCGCTGGCTGCCCCGCGCCATGGTGCTGGCGCTCGCGCTCGTCGCCGTCTTCCAGCTCGGCAGCTGGGCCTTCCACCAGCTCACCGGCCTGCTGATCAACATCCTGATCGCGTTCTTCCTGGCCCTCGCCGTCGAGCCGGCGGTGAGCTGGATGGCCGCGCGCGGGGTCCGCCGCGGGCTGGGCACCTTCCTGGTGATCCTCGCCGTGCTGATCGTGGCCGCGGGCTTCGTCACCCTGCTGGGCTCGATGCTGGCGGGGCAGATCATCACGATGGTCGAGAGCTTCCCCGACTATCTCGACTCCGTGATCAACTGGGTCAACGCCCACTTCCACACCGATCTGAGGCGGGTGGACATCCAGGAGGGGCTGCTCCGCTCCGACTGGCTGCGCAACTACGTACAGAACAGCGCCACCGGCGTGCTCGACGTGTCCGCGCAGGTCCTCGGGGGGCTCTTCCAGCTGCTGACGATCGCCCTGTTCTCGTTCTACTTCGCCGCCGACGGACCGCGGCTGCGCCGGGCGATCTGCTCCGTGCTGCCGCCCGCCCGGCAGGCCGAGGTGCTGCGCGCGTGGGAGATCGCCGTCGACAAGACCGGCGGGTACATCTACTCGCGCGGTCTGATGGCGCTGATCTCCGGAGTGGCGCACTACGTCCTCCTGGAGGTCCTGGGCGTGCCCTACGCGCCCGTGCTGGCCGTCTGGGTGGGCCTGGTGTCGCAGTTCATCCCCACCATCGGCACGTATCTCGCGGGCGCCCTGCCGATGCTGATCGCCTTCACGGTGGACCCCTGGTACGCGCTGTGGGTGCTGGTCTTCGTCGTGATCTACCAGCAGTTCGAGAACTACGTCCTGCAGCCCAAGCTCACCTCGAAGACCGTCGACATCCACCCGGCGGTCGCCTTCGGCTCGGTCGTGGCCGGCACCGCGCTGCTCGGTGCCGTCGGCGCGCTGATCGCCATCCCGGCGGTCGCCACGCTCCAGGCGTTCCTCGGGGCGTACGTGAAGCGGTACGCCGTCACGGACGACCCGCGGGTCCACGGCCACCGCGGCCGCGGCGCCGGTCCCGGTCCGGTCGTACGGTTGCGGCGGCTGTGGGGGAGGGCGCGGGCGCGGCGGCAGACCCGTCCGTAG